AATATCACTACATCACCAACAAACAAATCCCAGCTCAAACATCCTAAATTgtgattagaaaagaaaaaaaaaggctcaaTAACAATGCTTACCTTCTTGTAAAGAGCATCAAGTGCATCAGTAGTAATAGTATACCCAACTCTAAATGTAGGCACTGACAAACTCTCCACCATATTCCTACATACTGCCCCTTGCATCGTCGTAAAAGGCACCACCGATCCCAACTCAATCCCGGGCGGTGCCTGCACAGCAGGTGCCGCCGAAACCTTCGCTGCTGGGGAACCCAATTCAGCAGCCACTGCAGCAGCAGCCTCAACATCCTTGGCAACAATTCTGCCATTAGGCCCACTCCCTATCACTCTCCCCAAATCCACCTTCAAATCCTTCGCGAGCTTCTTGGCATACGGCGACGCCACCACCCTTTTCCCTCCCTCCGACGCCGGATGCACCGCCGATGCCACCACCGACGGAGACGGTGGCGTCACCACGACTGCCTTCTCAACAGCCCCAGAACCAGTGGTGGATTCCGAAACCGGAGCCGCCGCCACCGCCGGGGCTGGAGATGTAGCcggagaagaagaagcagcttTAGACTTAGCCTCTTCAATTTCCTCCGGGGATTCAGCTAACAAAGCAATGGCCGATCCAACGGCAGCAACACCACCTTCCTCGACCATGATGGCAGCCAAGTAACCATCATAGAAAGTCTCAACGTCCATGTCAGCCTTGTCGgattcaacaacaacaacactttCACCTTTAGAAAGCTTATCACCTTCGGACTTGACCCAAGAAACAATCTTGCCTTCAGTCATAGTAGAACTCAAAGCAGGCATGAAGATTTCGCGGATCTTGGCATGAACGCGGGTGCGGGTGCGGGTTCTTGAAGAGGAAATGTGGGAAGCCCAGGAAGAAAGACAGGGTTTTTGGCgaagagaagaggaggaagtAAGAAATGTGGTTTGGAGGAAGAGAGCCATTGTGTGTGAGAGAAGTGGGAGTAGAGTGATTTGTTTCAAATGGTTGGGTTTTGTTAAGAAATGAGGAATGGATTTCTTGGAAACATCGAAAGAGAGGGCGGAGGTCTCAACTTCGACTCCAAACTCCAACTACCTTACCGGTGAAACACAAGActtgatttttacttatttatgttttttttagtcttgTGTTTGGTTCTAGTAGTTTGGAAAAACAACGACGAGTCATTTGGTAGTTgtctttttttgcctttttctcaACCTagaacaaatgatgaaattgatttagaaaaaaaggagtttttttattaaaaaaatatcacaattaaaaaaatatgacaaataATACAgcctagaaaataattaaaaaaatagaattatatgACAAATCACATGCAACTCACAAGTCATAcgctatataaaataaacagagctgatttttcaatcttttaattcattactataaaaaaatcaacttaaaaattcaacacttcaaataaattacaatttaacactcaacacaatttaaaaataaaaatcaacacaattaaaattcacttaacattttattaaatttaaactaaactCATAAttcttgtaaaattaaaatatataatctaaTTACATCTAAAACTCACATCAGCTTATGTACCATCCCAAACAACCCCAACTTATCTAACTCGTGGATGGGCTAGCAACAAATCATCTCCCTCTCGATAAATTGGTGAAGTTACTAATATCATATCCTTGGTGTAAGACATCCATATAACCACCAagacatcaaaaatatatattagaaaataatttgagacTAAAACATAATGgcatataacaataaaaataattttgtaactCATATTTGGTGAGGTTATTGTGTGTCTAACTTGTTCAAGTAAAGCTCATGGGTGTGAGTAGGATTTAAAGTGAAATGTGTAACTCAATGCCATTTGACATGACAAACCATAAAGTTAGTATAATTTtgcatataatttgtttttatgtaatatgttattcaaaaaaattttaattttattactatcAAGCTCTTATAGAGAGTGCCTCTACATCAAACATATTATTCCCCAAAATCTTTGGACGATCGATATAAAGATGCTCCTATGACCTATACATGTATTCACATCGACAATTCTAAGTtagtatttaaaaagaaattaacactAACAAAGGACATTGTTcactagaaaatatttaaaataattatacctGTAATAATAGTAGATACATGactatttatatttctttttttaatacatgtttCCCATAGCTACTAGTATAGATATGCAAGCATGCCCCCTTAATTATAGTCAGAAATGGACCAAAAGTCCTCAATGAGTGTTAAAAAGAATATTGGCTCTGTATTGTATACATTGCCTATGAATATGATACCCTCAAACATGTGCATCATGTATACTCGAGCATATATATTAACCCTTTAACTCTCAtggatttgatttatttgcCTGTTGATAAAATAgttagtttggatggtaatcGTAAAGCACATATGGTAACAACATTATGTAAGAGTGTATGACaacaaagagagaagaaaatttgtgtttatgcattcaaagtgaagaaaaaaacacaaacaagttATCTTTCAACCCGATGATTGGGTTTGAATGCGTATACATAAATAAAGGTTTTCAGcccattaaaaactaaaatttgacCCCTGAGGAGATGGGTCATTCAACATCCTTGATAAGATCAATCACATTACCTATAAAATAGATCTATcatataagtatggtgttagtgttattttaatatttatgatctctttttatttgatgtaaGTGATGATTCAAAGTCAAAACTTTTTGAGGAGAAATGAAATGATACATACAACCCCACCAACAAAGGATCCACTAAATCAAGGGCCGAAAAGTTAAAGAAGGCATTGAATGGgcttattcaatatatttaggCCAAGACTAACTTCAATAAAGCTACAACACATATAGGTTAGCCCATAATAAACCTAATTCAAGTGTAAGAAGGGTCTAATTCTTCCATAACTTGGGCTTAGGATTGATATTATGATGGCAACCTTGTTTGAATAATTAATCTAAacattacaatgatattttgataGAGTATTTTAAGAGTTTTCATATTGTACAAGGAAACAAATGGCATGAACTATTACAAAGATTTTCAAGCTTATTTAAAAGGTTAAAGTAATGCACAATTTTACACTAACAAGCATAATTTGTAATCTGACCATTGgatcaaactaaaattttatccGAAGTTTTTTCAGAGGCCTTGATTTAAATTGTTCTACAATTTTAGATCAATCAGATATATTCGCCTTTAAATAAGGTCCATAATTTACTATGCAAGAATTGCATTATTTTTCCAATTGATTTgagattcttttttctatttggactaatactcttttattatttttctagacatgtttatgatgttttttttacctattataaatagGATTATTTAGCttatattaggttttttttttacatactttgatttcaaaataatatttcttatgagTGTGAGATATTCTTGTATtctttggttctctaaagaacttaATTGActtatcaaaaaacaattatcttcATGAAGTCTTTCTTATACTTTTATTCATGAATTAATATTCATTGGGTAGAGGTTCATTccaataatattgatattttgGCTAAAGTAATCTTTATGTCACACCCTATTCAAACTTGATTATTTGACTTTTTGATATTTATCTTTCTTGCTTGTGAGTTATGTGACTAAATGATCATGAGATTTGCATCGACATTTCTTTTTAGGTTCAACTTTTACCCATTATCTAATCACATCATTTTTCTTAACTAGattattatgaaaattatcaaacttCTATTTTAAAGGTTCTTAGCACATATCATGCAACATATTTTTAAAGGCAACATTTtttaacctaatgttgaagtTATTAGTAAAGTGTCGCAGATAATAACAATGATACCCTATTGGCTCGAGAAATATATGTTCCATGAAATCATGTCCAATtattgtttgtcttttttttaccaTAGTAAAACACAATGGATAAACCCTATTATTCGCTTCATTGACAATTATAATCAACAATTTTTCCTTGTACTTTTTATATAGGCGAGTGTTGTAAATACTAATCAAAGGATGTTAGTATTGAAACCCATCAACTAAAGTTATAAATGCTCAAAATACTCTCTAAAAAATGTCTTTATTGACATAAACCATTTTAGAATCTCAGTCTAAGTTTGATTATTTGAGAGCTAATAGAATTCTAACAATATTTGAATGGACTCATCATGCATAGTAAATAACCACTCTAGTATTTCCTGTTTAGCTACCTATGCCTTGTAATATGAAACATAATGCTTATAATCCCTACATGTAATAACTTGAATATTTGTAACACTCGTACTTAAATTGGCTCTCACAATTATCAAAATCACCTCAACAGTGAGATTTAAGTACATTTAACTGTGGCTTTACAAAACCAATGGGTTTTGATATATGTGTGACCCTTTTAATTTTGAGATATCAAATGAATCAGATATTTAGTGATAATCTCGGCGCAAATACCATTTATAGGTTGGTTCCTAAATGCATTATAACTACACATAAGTTTTAGTTAAACGTTGCACCTTGTACTTTTAATATACCACCACTTAACTATAGTaatatatttaaacttgtttctaaattttttccAACCTCTAATTCATCACCTGATATGCTTGAATTCCTACGACTTAAATCCCAATCATTACATGTGCTTAGGCATACCCACTCACATCCTTAAATTCAAGAGTGAAAGGTCTTATGGATTGTTTTAGTGGCTACTTTTCATTCTTATCTTTCTCAACTCTATCAATATGATAGTCATCTTTGTCATCATTTGGTTTGGATTCTTCATAACAATATAAAGCAAATGTCGATGTTAGGTTCACCGTATTATCAATTAAACCAAAGATACTAATTATTTGTGATTCTTGTATGGTCCTTTAAGTGTAACTTGGCACTTAAGTAAACATCATTTTATAGGAGTTTTCTCGTCTAGGTTTAGGTGTACTATTTAAGTACAACTCTAGAATTTGTGATCAATTATTGATGGtcaaaacaaacattaaatttaCATTACTTTTACTAGAGatagatatatttatataataagttGGACTCACCCTATTTTGCATTCTCCCAAGTAATttcaacttgaattttaaatagatCCAACCAATTCGCTCATATAACAATCTAGATATCTCTATAAGAGACACATATAATATAACAATTAAGAACTCGTTACTTCCTTCATTATAAGTGATACCATTGTATGTATTAACAATAGTACCACTATAAAAGCATAATATTTCAAAACTAGAAGATATTCTATCAAACAACACAACTAAACCCAAGCTTTATTTATCAATATCGCAAATTGATCAAGAtacataatttcaataaaattttattcaatgaaacCCTAACCATAACATAATCAGTATAAACcaaaattcatcaattttctccataaataaaaaaattatcaattgaattgATGTATTTCATggtaattaacataatttatatataattcgataaaataactaaattaacctaaaaaaccctaataataacataatcGACGATGACCCGAATTCaacaattttcttaataaataacacaacaatcaaaatttatttatctttatatctaattaacataatttaaatcttacatattttaaaaaataattatattttttttcacattagtttaaattaagtgttgaaattaataataatcataattataaaatctgGACTAGCTTGAAGGGTTGACCCCCGGCATGAACTGGTTtggatttaagaaaaatagaagaaagattTACCTAGCCTAACCCAATCAAAAACCTAGGTTGACCCGCGATCTACGGTAATACCCGATCAAAACCATggtaaaaaacatgttgattcttttgatttttttatcaaaacaatgttgttttaattcttttttaatttttttttaatgggttgaCCCTCCCGACCCATGATTTGGTCATTACCCTGGGTTGACCAtcgagttgggttttaaaactatactaataactacttttatccttacatgtTTTAGATGgacaagtttgaaaaatataatattacttCTAGAGACATATCCTCTTTGCACCTCTTGTTTTAGAAGTATATAAATTCACCTCAAACTTGTACTAAGATTAgacttatttttatgtttttgtctctTCAACCAAATACATCTtcattgtctttattttttctatctcgGAACACTAACCAAATACTATCTAATTGTATTTATATAGCTTAGTACTCTATTAGATAGGGGACTAGTGTTATGCTGCAGGccgactcatttttttttcaatgtaaaaaacaaGATGCTAAGGCAAcacaaacatttttaaaaaagcaaaaaaaaaaaaaaaagagacatgaGTCATTGACTCGA
This window of the Populus trichocarpa isolate Nisqually-1 chromosome 13, P.trichocarpa_v4.1, whole genome shotgun sequence genome carries:
- the LOC18104472 gene encoding dihydrolipoyllysine-residue acetyltransferase component 5 of pyruvate dehydrogenase complex, chloroplastic, with the translated sequence MALFLQTTFLTSSSSLRQKPCLSSWASHISSSRTRTRTRVHAKIREIFMPALSSTMTEGKIVSWVKSEGDKLSKGESVVVVESDKADMDVETFYDGYLAAIMVEEGGVAAVGSAIALLAESPEEIEEAKSKAASSSPATSPAPAVAAAPVSESTTGSGAVEKAVVVTPPSPSVVASAVHPASEGGKRVVASPYAKKLAKDLKVDLGRVIGSGPNGRIVAKDVEAAAAVAAELGSPAAKVSAAPAVQAPPGIELGSVVPFTTMQGAVCRNMVESLSVPTFRVGYTITTDALDALYKKVKSKGVTMTALLAKATSLALVKHPVINSSCRDGNSFTYNSSINIAVAVAIDGGLITPVLQDADKVDIYSLSRKWKELVDKARAKQLQPQEYNTGTFTLSNLGMFGVDRFDAILPPGTGAIMAVGASQPTVVGTKDGRIGMKNQMQVNVTADHRVIYGADLAAFLRTLAKIIEDPKDLTF